One genomic window of Candidatus Pseudobacter hemicellulosilyticus includes the following:
- a CDS encoding ATP-binding protein — MKGMISRLLHKVIKERLFKGKAALILGPRQAGKSTLVESILADHADAVLHVSGDDADVRDLFSNTTATRLKALIGAKKILFIDEAQRIPNIGLTLKLITDQIKDVQVIATGSSAFELSSKVNEPLTGRKYEFMLYPLSFSEMVQHHGLLEEKRLLEHRLIYGYYPEIVTKRGEEKELLKLLANSYLYKDLLMLEQINKPALLEKLLRALALQLGSEVSYNELSQTVGSDNKTVEKYIDLLEKAFVIFRLPAFSRNVRNEIKKGKKIYFYDCGIRNAIINDFRTLSSRSDVGALWENFVIMERVKYLRYSNKDIRQYFWRTTQQQEIDLIEEDGQQISAFEIKWNHKQKARFPQTFTENYPGTNTKVVTSENIEELFGEIENSIVS, encoded by the coding sequence ATGAAAGGAATGATATCCCGTTTACTTCATAAAGTGATTAAGGAGAGGCTATTTAAAGGAAAAGCTGCGTTGATATTAGGCCCCCGCCAAGCCGGAAAATCTACCCTTGTGGAATCCATTTTGGCGGATCATGCAGACGCTGTACTGCATGTAAGTGGAGACGATGCTGATGTGCGTGATCTTTTTTCAAATACCACTGCTACCAGATTAAAGGCTTTAATTGGTGCTAAAAAGATTTTGTTCATCGACGAAGCTCAACGTATCCCGAATATCGGATTAACACTAAAGTTAATCACGGATCAGATAAAAGATGTTCAGGTTATTGCAACCGGCTCATCGGCCTTCGAATTGTCAAGCAAGGTTAATGAACCACTTACAGGCCGAAAGTATGAATTTATGCTTTACCCCTTATCCTTCAGTGAAATGGTGCAGCATCATGGCCTTTTGGAAGAAAAAAGATTGTTGGAGCATCGCCTGATTTACGGATACTATCCGGAAATTGTTACCAAAAGAGGAGAAGAAAAAGAGTTGTTGAAATTGCTGGCCAACAGTTACCTCTATAAAGACCTATTAATGCTTGAGCAAATTAATAAGCCAGCGCTACTGGAAAAGTTGTTGAGGGCACTTGCTTTGCAACTGGGGAGCGAGGTGAGTTATAATGAATTAAGCCAGACGGTAGGAAGTGATAACAAAACCGTTGAAAAATATATCGATCTGCTGGAAAAAGCATTTGTCATATTCCGACTTCCTGCTTTTAGCAGGAACGTTAGAAACGAGATCAAAAAAGGGAAAAAAATATACTTTTATGATTGTGGTATCCGGAATGCTATTATCAATGACTTCCGGACTTTATCATCCCGTTCGGATGTAGGTGCGTTATGGGAAAATTTTGTGATCATGGAGAGAGTTAAATACCTGCGCTATTCCAATAAGGACATACGACAATATTTTTGGCGTACAACTCAGCAACAGGAAATTGATCTGATTGAAGAGGATGGCCAACAAATATCCGCTTTTGAAATAAAATGGAATCATAAGCAAAAAGCTCGCTTCCCGCAAACATTTACTGAAAATTATCCGGGTACTAACACTAAGGTAGTGACATCGGAAAATATTGAGGAATTATTTGGAGAGATTGAAAACTCAATAGTAAGTTAG
- a CDS encoding DoxX family protein, with translation MSKLMSTSYTTGAFNLATLLMRIGFGGLMMNHGYQKLVNFAAIKPKFMNFLGMGQGMSLGLVVFAEFFCALLIIIGLFSRLAAIPIVIVLSVALFKAHKGLVFGEGEMAALFLTGFICLLITGPGKISVDGMSGK, from the coding sequence ATGAGCAAACTAATGTCTACCAGTTACACCACCGGCGCTTTCAACCTCGCTACCCTGCTGATGCGTATTGGATTTGGTGGCCTGATGATGAACCACGGTTACCAGAAGCTGGTCAATTTTGCCGCTATAAAACCCAAATTCATGAATTTCCTCGGCATGGGCCAGGGCATGTCCCTGGGACTGGTTGTATTTGCAGAATTCTTCTGCGCCCTGCTTATCATCATTGGTCTGTTCTCCCGGCTGGCCGCTATTCCCATTGTTATTGTACTGTCCGTTGCCCTCTTCAAGGCGCATAAAGGACTGGTATTTGGCGAAGGTGAAATGGCAGCACTTTTCCTCACCGGCTTTATCTGCCTGCTGATCACCGGTCCCGGCAAGATCAGTGTGGACGGCATGAGCGGCAAATAA
- the dacB gene encoding D-alanyl-D-alanine carboxypeptidase/D-alanyl-D-alanine-endopeptidase gives MRWITLLLLAGLSSVQAQSVTDRLTQALRVLEADPQLRHGLVGFCVVDAATGKQLYGRNEQVGLAPASTQKLFTAAAALEQLGPTFRYKTVIGYDGRLENGLLQGNLHILAYGDPTLGSNRWKETGRNYVLQQICDLLREKNIRRIEGSLYINDTAFSIQPLPGGWIWDDIGNYYGAGCWGLNWNENQYTLLLKTGNAEGAPTQISGTDPALAATDLVNEIRTGKKGSGDNGYIYLSPYSPRGFTQGTVPPGAAFSIAGALPHPALLFANELEGALTAAGIPIAGRPLFYIDKTPAESWPAMQQVLGELSSPALSAITYWFLRKSINLYGESLLRTMAYTKKGLGENNAGIEIVKSFWTEQGIDAGAMQLMDGSGLSPMNRVTADALVRVLQYARTRPWQDAFYQALPEYNGMKMKSGSFGGARAYAGYHTSRAGKQYSFAIIVNNYDGSAGEVVKKMYRVLDVLK, from the coding sequence ATGCGTTGGATAACTCTTCTCTTGCTGGCAGGCTTATCATCGGTGCAGGCGCAATCTGTAACGGACCGGCTGACGCAGGCCCTGCGTGTGCTGGAAGCCGATCCGCAGCTGCGGCATGGGCTGGTAGGTTTCTGTGTGGTGGATGCAGCCACGGGAAAGCAGCTGTACGGGCGGAATGAACAGGTGGGACTGGCGCCTGCCAGTACACAAAAACTGTTCACGGCCGCTGCAGCCCTGGAGCAGCTGGGGCCCACTTTCCGTTATAAGACGGTGATCGGGTATGACGGCCGGCTGGAGAACGGCCTGCTGCAGGGTAACCTGCATATCCTTGCGTATGGCGATCCTACCCTGGGTAGTAACCGATGGAAAGAGACGGGCAGGAATTATGTACTGCAGCAGATCTGCGACCTGCTCCGCGAAAAAAATATCCGGCGTATTGAGGGCTCCTTATATATTAATGATACTGCTTTTTCTATCCAGCCCTTACCCGGTGGCTGGATCTGGGATGATATCGGTAATTATTATGGGGCAGGCTGCTGGGGCCTCAACTGGAATGAGAACCAGTATACCCTGTTGTTAAAAACAGGCAATGCAGAAGGAGCGCCCACACAGATCAGCGGTACGGACCCGGCGCTGGCCGCCACCGACCTGGTGAATGAGATCAGGACGGGGAAAAAGGGCAGTGGCGACAATGGCTATATCTACTTGTCGCCTTATAGTCCTCGCGGTTTTACCCAGGGCACGGTGCCGCCGGGAGCTGCGTTCAGTATTGCCGGTGCGTTGCCGCATCCGGCCCTTTTATTTGCCAATGAGCTGGAAGGCGCACTGACAGCAGCAGGTATCCCCATTGCCGGCCGGCCCCTCTTTTATATAGATAAGACCCCTGCTGAATCCTGGCCCGCTATGCAGCAGGTACTGGGTGAACTGTCTTCTCCTGCACTGTCGGCCATTACCTACTGGTTCCTGCGCAAGAGCATTAACCTGTACGGTGAATCCCTGTTGCGCACAATGGCCTATACAAAGAAAGGTTTGGGCGAAAACAATGCCGGTATTGAAATAGTAAAAAGCTTCTGGACGGAACAGGGTATTGATGCGGGCGCTATGCAGCTGATGGATGGGAGCGGGCTATCGCCTATGAACCGGGTAACGGCGGATGCACTGGTACGTGTATTGCAGTATGCGCGTACGAGGCCCTGGCAGGATGCTTTTTACCAGGCGTTGCCGGAATACAATGGGATGAAGATGAAGAGCGGTTCCTTTGGTGGCGCCCGTGCTTATGCAGGGTATCATACCTCCCGGGCAGGGAAACAATATAGTTTTGCCATTATCGTCAATAATTATGACGGGTCAGCAGGGGAGGTGGTGAAGAAAATGTACCGGGTGCTGGATGTCCTCAAATGA
- a CDS encoding tetratricopeptide repeat protein has translation MKKITLFFILSGVVHGAIAQQSRFLNDPQGTFKQAKDFFQREQYSLAYPLFKDLQLQQREPDRSNPAIQTQEVNYYTIVCALKQNEGGAVAKARDFIDLEDNAARVQMMSFHLAEYYFRQQDYPNAIGLYEAANIDNLTNREIADMKFHQGYAYFTAKQFDKAKPLFDAIRQMKDDPNYIDANYYYGFLSFNDKKYREALDAFSIVEDHPNYGQVVPYYIANIYYSLGQKDKALEYAENKLKRGNLYYDLEMRQIVGHAYFEKKEFAKALPYLETYVSKSTKVRREDLYELAYCQYQAGQLDKAIDGFKQISGKEDSLAQNAMYLLGDAYLKTGQKTNARNAFLICASNSSNAAQKEISQFNYAKLSFELGYQDVALTELQKFLQAYPQSSYNVEAKELLISVLANTNNYKDALSLLESLQSPSANARRLYPRILYGRATELVNDGMLVGANELLTRAETQPDNASVLPYVQFWKGEVAYRLGKLDDAIRYFNDYLKSSAANGEVNVTNARYNLGYAYLKKENYRQALTNFEQVVSNPVVNASALQQDAWLRSADCYYMNREYKKAQVMYDKVLSFSWPASDYATFQKAMIAGANSGKEKISLLSGLSRKYPGSGLLADANMEIANTYLVDEQFREAIPYLKNVVSDPNSGLKPTAYLKLGIAYYNMDNNAEALNSYTALLKQYPNSTEAADALENARVIYVEQGKSGEYVSFARSMGKEVSGNQEDDLSYEEAEVQFNNGNFPAAAKEFEEYIAAFPQGRHSLEALYYKSEIYYNQKDWVKAAAGYELLADRVPHKYGEKSLLLAARLNFFDLKNYEKAEKYFTRLKDFATSQENKLEAMRGLLRSQYQLQQWTAAMANARELLNQKGIGTDDKVMANMAIAKSQQTAGEYDQAITTYRIAAGLSKAAYGAEARYEIAACQMAQNRMADAEKAAFEVINKSGSYEEWVTKAYILLGDVYFKQKDYFNAKATFQSVVDNAKMEALRQEAETKLKATIEEEKKNSKVE, from the coding sequence ATGAAAAAAATAACTCTCTTTTTTATCCTTTCAGGGGTTGTGCATGGCGCTATAGCCCAGCAGTCCCGTTTTCTCAATGATCCCCAGGGTACTTTTAAACAGGCTAAAGATTTTTTCCAGCGCGAGCAATACAGCCTGGCATATCCCCTGTTCAAGGACCTGCAGTTACAGCAACGGGAACCGGACCGCAGCAATCCTGCCATCCAGACCCAGGAGGTCAACTACTACACCATCGTTTGCGCCCTCAAGCAGAATGAAGGTGGTGCGGTAGCTAAAGCCCGTGATTTTATTGACCTGGAGGACAATGCCGCCCGGGTGCAGATGATGAGCTTCCACCTGGCCGAATATTATTTCCGGCAGCAGGATTACCCGAATGCGATCGGGCTGTACGAAGCGGCCAATATCGACAACCTCACCAACCGCGAGATTGCCGATATGAAGTTCCACCAGGGATACGCCTATTTCACGGCCAAACAATTTGATAAGGCGAAGCCCCTTTTTGACGCCATCCGGCAAATGAAGGACGATCCCAATTACATTGACGCCAATTATTACTATGGCTTCCTTTCTTTCAACGATAAAAAATACCGGGAAGCCCTGGATGCCTTCTCCATAGTAGAAGACCATCCCAATTATGGTCAGGTAGTGCCTTATTATATTGCCAATATTTATTATTCACTGGGCCAGAAAGATAAAGCCCTTGAGTATGCGGAAAATAAACTGAAACGCGGCAACCTGTACTACGACCTGGAAATGCGCCAGATTGTGGGGCATGCCTATTTTGAGAAAAAAGAATTTGCCAAAGCGCTGCCATACCTGGAAACCTATGTCAGCAAATCTACCAAGGTTCGCCGGGAAGACCTGTACGAGCTGGCCTATTGCCAGTACCAGGCCGGTCAGCTGGATAAGGCCATTGATGGTTTCAAACAGATCAGCGGCAAAGAAGATTCCCTGGCGCAGAACGCCATGTACCTGCTGGGGGATGCTTACCTGAAAACAGGCCAGAAAACAAATGCCCGCAATGCCTTCCTGATCTGCGCTTCCAACAGCAGCAATGCCGCACAGAAAGAGATCTCCCAGTTCAATTATGCCAAGCTCTCCTTTGAGCTGGGCTACCAGGATGTGGCCCTTACGGAATTACAGAAATTCCTGCAGGCCTATCCGCAATCCAGTTACAATGTAGAGGCCAAAGAACTCCTGATCAGTGTGCTGGCCAATACCAATAATTACAAGGACGCCTTATCGTTGCTGGAAAGCCTCCAGTCCCCTTCGGCCAATGCCCGCCGGCTCTATCCCCGTATCCTGTACGGCAGGGCCACCGAGCTGGTGAATGACGGTATGCTGGTTGGCGCCAATGAATTGCTGACCCGTGCTGAAACACAGCCGGACAACGCCAGCGTGCTGCCCTATGTGCAGTTCTGGAAAGGGGAAGTGGCCTACCGCCTGGGTAAACTGGACGATGCCATCCGCTATTTCAATGATTACCTGAAAAGCAGCGCGGCCAATGGTGAAGTGAATGTTACCAATGCCCGGTATAACCTGGGTTACGCATACCTCAAAAAAGAGAATTACCGCCAGGCCCTGACCAATTTTGAACAGGTGGTCAGCAACCCCGTGGTCAATGCATCGGCCCTGCAGCAGGATGCCTGGTTGCGTAGCGCCGACTGCTATTATATGAACCGGGAATACAAGAAAGCACAGGTCATGTACGATAAGGTGCTGTCCTTCTCCTGGCCCGCCAGCGACTATGCCACTTTCCAGAAAGCGATGATAGCAGGCGCTAACAGCGGCAAGGAAAAGATCAGCCTGCTCTCCGGTCTGTCGCGCAAATATCCGGGCTCCGGTCTGCTGGCAGACGCCAATATGGAGATTGCCAATACCTACCTGGTGGATGAGCAGTTCCGGGAAGCCATTCCTTACCTCAAGAACGTGGTGAGTGATCCCAATTCCGGGTTGAAGCCTACGGCTTACCTGAAGCTGGGCATTGCTTATTATAATATGGACAACAATGCCGAAGCACTGAACAGTTATACTGCATTGCTGAAGCAATATCCCAATTCCACAGAAGCGGCCGATGCCCTGGAAAATGCCCGTGTGATCTATGTGGAGCAGGGCAAATCAGGTGAGTATGTCAGCTTTGCCCGCTCTATGGGTAAGGAAGTGTCCGGCAACCAGGAGGACGATCTGTCCTACGAAGAAGCGGAAGTGCAGTTCAACAACGGTAATTTCCCTGCTGCAGCCAAAGAGTTTGAAGAGTACATCGCGGCATTCCCCCAGGGCCGTCATAGCCTGGAAGCCCTGTATTATAAGAGTGAGATCTATTATAACCAGAAGGACTGGGTCAAAGCCGCAGCCGGTTATGAACTGCTGGCGGATCGGGTGCCGCATAAATATGGAGAAAAATCCCTGCTGCTGGCAGCAAGGCTCAATTTCTTTGACCTGAAAAATTATGAGAAGGCCGAGAAATACTTCACCCGTCTGAAGGATTTTGCCACCTCCCAGGAGAATAAGCTGGAAGCCATGCGCGGCCTGCTGCGCAGCCAGTACCAACTGCAGCAATGGACAGCCGCTATGGCCAATGCCCGTGAGCTGCTGAACCAGAAAGGGATTGGTACAGATGATAAAGTGATGGCCAATATGGCTATTGCCAAATCACAGCAGACAGCCGGCGAATATGATCAGGCTATCACCACCTACCGTATTGCTGCCGGGCTGAGCAAGGCTGCCTATGGCGCTGAAGCCAGGTATGAGATTGCAGCCTGCCAGATGGCGCAGAACCGCATGGCCGATGCAGAAAAAGCAGCTTTTGAAGTGATCAATAAATCCGGCTCTTACGAGGAATGGGTGACCAAAGCTTATATCCTGCTGGGTGATGTTTATTTCAAACAGAAGGACTACTTCAATGCCAAAGCCACTTTCCAGAGTGTGGTAGATAACGCCAAGATGGAGGCGCTGCGGCAGGAAGCGGAGACTAAGCTGAAAGCTACTATAGAAGAAGAGAAGAAGAACAGTAAGGTAGAATAA
- a CDS encoding dihydrolipoamide acetyltransferase family protein, whose product MPKLGESIMEATVLKWHKKPGDTVKMDETVLEIATDKVDSEVPSTAEGVIEELLFKENDVVAIGTAIARIRTGAAEAANGQEATPPPAATAPAQPVQQPAAAAVPAASAPAVQHQAPAASAASISSNRFYSPLVLNIAASEGVSMSELETMPGSGNEGRVTKKDILQYVEARKNGKAPAASQPTVISQPAAGSAPATTHHQMPAWSGNAEIVEMDRMRKLIAEHMVRSVQISPHVTSFSEADVTNLVLWRERVKKQFEKREGEKLTFTPLFVEAIVRCIKKYPWLNSSLDGNRIIIKKDINIGMAAALPSGNLIVPVIRNADQLNLVGLTKQVNTLANAARNNKLKPDDTQNGTFTLTNVGTFGSLMGTPIINQPQVAILAVGTIKKRPVVIETEQGDAIAIRHMMYLSMSYDHRIIDGAMGATFLNAVAKELENFNPDREI is encoded by the coding sequence ATGCCTAAACTCGGGGAAAGTATTATGGAAGCCACCGTTCTGAAGTGGCACAAGAAACCCGGTGATACGGTGAAAATGGATGAGACCGTCCTGGAAATTGCTACCGACAAGGTAGACAGCGAGGTTCCCTCCACCGCCGAAGGCGTAATTGAAGAGCTTCTTTTCAAAGAAAATGATGTGGTAGCTATTGGCACCGCCATTGCCCGCATCCGCACCGGCGCCGCTGAGGCCGCCAATGGCCAGGAAGCCACACCGCCTCCCGCCGCCACTGCACCCGCCCAGCCCGTACAGCAGCCTGCCGCTGCTGCAGTTCCTGCAGCCAGCGCACCCGCAGTACAGCACCAGGCCCCCGCTGCCAGTGCCGCCAGCATCAGCAGCAATCGTTTCTATTCTCCCCTCGTGCTCAATATCGCCGCCAGCGAAGGCGTCAGCATGAGCGAGCTGGAAACGATGCCCGGCTCCGGCAATGAAGGCAGAGTGACCAAGAAGGATATCCTTCAATATGTTGAGGCCCGGAAGAATGGCAAAGCACCCGCAGCTTCCCAGCCCACGGTCATCAGCCAGCCTGCAGCCGGCAGCGCTCCTGCCACTACTCACCACCAAATGCCCGCCTGGAGCGGCAATGCCGAGATCGTGGAAATGGACCGCATGCGCAAGCTGATTGCAGAGCACATGGTCCGCAGCGTTCAGATAAGCCCGCATGTGACCAGCTTCTCCGAGGCTGATGTCACCAACCTGGTACTCTGGAGGGAACGCGTGAAAAAACAGTTTGAGAAAAGAGAAGGCGAAAAGCTCACTTTCACCCCGCTGTTTGTGGAGGCTATCGTCCGCTGCATCAAAAAATATCCCTGGCTCAACAGCAGCCTGGACGGCAACCGCATCATTATTAAAAAAGATATCAATATCGGTATGGCCGCCGCCCTGCCCAGCGGTAACCTGATTGTCCCGGTGATCCGCAATGCCGACCAGCTCAACCTGGTAGGGCTCACCAAACAGGTGAACACCCTGGCCAATGCCGCCCGCAACAATAAACTGAAACCGGACGATACACAGAACGGCACTTTCACCCTCACCAACGTAGGCACCTTCGGCAGCCTGATGGGCACCCCCATCATCAACCAGCCGCAGGTGGCTATCCTGGCCGTGGGCACTATCAAGAAACGCCCTGTAGTCATTGAGACCGAACAGGGTGACGCCATTGCCATCCGGCATATGATGTATCTCTCCATGTCCTATGACCACCGCATCATTGACGGCGCCATGGGCGCTACTTTCCTGAATGCCGTGGCCAAGGAACTGGAAAACTTCAACCCCGACCGCGAGATCTGA
- a CDS encoding CinA family nicotinamide mononucleotide deamidase-related protein has protein sequence MQQVYASIITIGDELLIGQVVDTNSAWMAQELNKAGIWLKRRVAVGDVKEEIVRALDEQSKDTHIILLTGGLGPTADDITKPVLNDYFGGQLLTDTDTLAFITHLFEKIYQRPLTQRNIEQATVPDVCTVLPNKRGSAPGMWFEKDGRIFVSLPGVPHEMKGLMEKEVLPRLKQYFTMPSIDHRTLLTAGIGESYLADVIQSWEQQLPAHLKLAYLPHYGMVRLRITGSSTDAAALQQDLDREFATLKELVAAWLVIDRDIPLQQAIGELLKARNKSMGTAESCTGGYIAHLVTSIAGSSEYFKGSVVSYANKVKQELLGVTRDTLATQGAVSEATVQQMVAGALQSLQTDYAIATSGIMGPGGGSAEKPVGTVWVAVGNREKTVTQLFNYRFDRQRNIEMTAINSLNLLRKFIIEHG, from the coding sequence ATGCAGCAGGTGTATGCCTCTATTATTACTATAGGTGATGAGTTGTTGATTGGACAGGTAGTAGATACCAATAGCGCCTGGATGGCGCAGGAACTCAACAAAGCCGGCATCTGGCTCAAGCGAAGAGTGGCAGTGGGAGATGTGAAAGAAGAGATTGTCCGCGCCCTGGATGAACAAAGCAAGGATACCCATATCATCCTGCTCACCGGTGGATTGGGCCCCACCGCCGATGATATCACCAAACCCGTACTGAACGATTATTTTGGTGGTCAGCTCCTGACAGACACTGACACCCTCGCTTTTATCACCCATCTTTTTGAAAAGATCTATCAGCGTCCCCTTACCCAACGCAATATTGAACAGGCCACCGTGCCCGATGTCTGTACCGTGCTGCCCAACAAACGCGGCTCAGCACCCGGTATGTGGTTTGAAAAGGACGGACGCATATTTGTATCCCTGCCCGGCGTGCCGCACGAGATGAAAGGCCTGATGGAGAAAGAAGTGCTGCCCCGCCTGAAACAATATTTCACCATGCCGTCCATTGATCACCGGACGCTATTGACTGCCGGCATCGGGGAATCCTACCTGGCGGACGTCATCCAGTCCTGGGAACAGCAACTGCCAGCCCACCTGAAGCTGGCCTACCTGCCCCATTACGGTATGGTGCGCCTCCGCATCACGGGCTCGTCCACTGATGCAGCGGCCTTACAGCAGGACCTGGACCGGGAATTTGCCACCCTTAAAGAACTGGTGGCTGCCTGGCTGGTGATTGACCGGGATATTCCCCTGCAACAGGCCATTGGTGAATTACTCAAAGCCCGTAACAAGAGCATGGGTACCGCAGAGAGCTGCACCGGCGGCTATATTGCCCACCTGGTAACCAGCATAGCCGGTTCCAGTGAGTATTTCAAAGGCAGTGTTGTGAGTTATGCCAATAAAGTGAAACAGGAGCTGCTGGGGGTGACAAGGGATACCCTGGCCACCCAGGGAGCCGTAAGCGAAGCCACGGTCCAGCAGATGGTGGCCGGCGCCTTGCAGTCCCTGCAAACAGATTATGCCATTGCCACTTCCGGTATTATGGGACCGGGCGGCGGCAGCGCGGAAAAGCCCGTTGGCACCGTCTGGGTAGCCGTCGGCAACCGCGAAAAGACAGTGACACAGTTATTTAATTATCGGTTCGACCGGCAAAGGAATATAGAAATGACGGCTATCAACAGCCTCAACCTGCTCAGAAAATTCATTATCGAGCACGGTTAG
- a CDS encoding thioesterase family protein — translation MFITETPIRVRYAETDQMDVVYHGNYAQYFEVARAESIRQLGFTYKDMEAAGVIMPIVELQCKYLRPAHYDDLLTIKTILKELPADHRIEFHQEVYNEQGRLLTVGRVVLYFLLSATKEKTTMPENLRQQLLPYF, via the coding sequence ATGTTCATTACAGAGACCCCTATCCGGGTGCGGTATGCTGAGACCGACCAGATGGACGTAGTGTACCACGGTAACTACGCGCAATATTTTGAAGTGGCCCGTGCTGAATCCATCCGGCAGCTGGGCTTTACCTATAAGGATATGGAAGCAGCAGGCGTCATTATGCCTATTGTGGAGCTGCAATGCAAGTACCTGCGGCCCGCACATTATGACGACCTGCTCACCATTAAGACCATCCTCAAAGAATTACCGGCCGATCACCGGATAGAGTTTCACCAGGAGGTCTACAATGAACAGGGCCGGTTGCTGACAGTGGGCCGGGTGGTCCTGTATTTCCTGCTGTCGGCCACCAAAGAAAAGACCACTATGCCGGAAAACCTGCGACAGCAGTTATTACCCTATTTTTGA